In Synchiropus splendidus isolate RoL2022-P1 chromosome 15, RoL_Sspl_1.0, whole genome shotgun sequence, the genomic stretch TTTCAAGAGGTAGAAGATCCAGAGGTAATACCAGGCCCACCGTCGGAGAGCCCTGGCATGCTCACCAAAATGCAGGTAGGGCATATGTGGTTAACTGCTTTCATTCATTAATCATTTTGGAGTCGACTAAATGTGTTAAATATTGTCATCATTTCTATCTTTAGATCAAACAGATGATGGAGGCTGCAACAAAACAGattgaggagagaaagaaacaaCTAAGTTTCGGCTCTTCGGTGTGAACCCTTTTCTTCCCCAAACCTTATATACCATCAAAACGATCACAAGCATCACTAACTTGCCTTCTACACAACAGGATAGTCCCGTGGCACGGATTCTTGGAAACTCCGCGGCTGCTGTTGGATCTATCGGCCCCTCCCAGGCTGTCAGTTTCATGAACGATGCTATAGAGAAGGCCCGTAAAGCTGCAGAGCTCAAAGCTCGCATTCAGGCTCAGACAGCCAAAACTGGCATTCTTGGTACTTTGGGGACACCCACACCCCAGAACCAAGCACTTGCCAGTCTGCAAGCAATGGGAATTGCACCACTGTGAGTGAATTGTTGTGAATTGTTGTTTGCTAAAGACTATTGAGTTAAtagacattttgtttgtttagaaaagtggaaataaagGAAATGAACAAGCCAACACCACTTATTCTGGATGATAAAGGTAGAACGGTGGATGCGACAGGCAAAGAGATTGAGCTCACACACCGCATGCCCACACTTAAAGGTAGTTACGCAATGGACTGTGAGACTCTTGATGAAAGAAGGCTGTCTCAAGCAGCTACTTGAGTTGCCTTTTGTCAAACCTGTGACCTGAACAAGTGTTGCATTCCTTTTCTGCAGCAAACATCCGCGCTGTCAAAAGGGAGCAGTTCCGTCAGCAGCTCAAGGAAAAGCCTGGGGATGATTTAGAATCCACTTCCTACTTTGATGGGAGGGTGACTCTAACAGCAGCACAGCGGGCTCGCAAAGGCTTCAAATTTCATGAACAAGGACGATTTGAGAAGATTGCTCAGCGAATTAGGACAAAGGTTGGTAataatgtgaattaaaaatgtgCATTATGAAACATACTCACATAATTTCCTGTTGCTGAAAATTTCAACAATAAAATATCTATTTTCATCCCACATTCTTCATTTAACAGGCCCAGTTGGAGAAGCTGCAGAATGAAATTGCTCAGGCAGCAAGAAAGACAGGAATTCAGACTTCCACTAAACTGGCCCTCATTGCGCCCAAGAAGGAGATTGGCGATGAGGAGGTGCCAAACATTGAGTGGTGGGACTCTTATATCTTGCCCACCAACTTTGAAGTGTAAGAAACAACAGCCGGTGACAAAACATACTTTTGTATTTCCCATTTTGATTACTTTTGTTCAATGTTATAACCCTCTGTGACGTTTGTGTGGGCCATACTCACCCTTTTCTTACTTTGTAGAACCCCTGAAACAAATCTTGCTGAGGTTGTGCTCTTCGGTGTGACAAATCTGGTTGAACACCCTGCCCAGATCAGCCCTCCAAGTAAGTTAGTTATACAGCATACATTTAAGTGTAGTGTTAttgctgtataaatatcacacTGCTTTCACTTTCAAACAGCCAGAAAAAAGCCTTTTTTGCGCCCTGCCCCACTCTCATTTCTCCTTGCTCTGCGCCATCACTAGTGAGTCAGGAGTCCAAAACATTCACATCTGAGTGGTGCATTCTCTGTGAATGGTGGCTCTACGCTAGTGAACGGGTAATCACCTGGTTTGGTCAAATTGTCTACATACTACACTGACACTGTTGGTGTACTCGTGACTGTTTTAACAACACCAATTCTGTGGTTCTTTGCAACGTGAaaactttctgctgtagtgtctGGCAGGACCACATGCAGAAGATGTGACGTCAGTGGATCACGGCTCTCTGTGGAACCCTTTGTTTACCTGTTTTGGATTGTGTTTATACAGTATACTGGCAGGGTTTTTGCTACATGTAAATGTGCATGTAGCGATGCCACGGCTTCAGaacaatgatctctttttaaacatgaaatctCAGGTGATCAGGtgtatttaaatgaagtggaaacctcaaaacaaactgacagcaCTGCACGTCATATAATTTTAAGCTAGCGTtattattgtcaccaattcagtaaatgtcaaatttTCCCCCTCTGATTCTTTGTTTCTCTATCACTTAATTCTCTGCTGcattctgttgtgtgttttttatgGCGGGGggcacagttaaaaaaaaaaaaaaaaaaaaaaagaagggaaaatcctggtggaaaccctgcccTGAAGGTACACGTTATGCACTCGCTTAATCTGTTCCCGCCTGCCATTTGAGTTTAGACTTCAACATGTCACCGAAAATATTTGCATGAGAAGTCAATATTGGATTTATCTAATTCAGCCTAAAAATGATCATGAGTAATAGTTTGTTCTGTGGTCCATGGcctctttacttttttttaggAATATTCTGTTTGAAGCAGGTCCTCTTACATTTGACAAGCTTTTGATTGTCCGTTGCTTTTAGTGGGACATATTCATGGATGAGACAGGCCCTTGTGcatctgtttttatgttttcatattGATCCATTAAACACAGGTCCTGTGTTGTCTAACCCCAAAATGCAGGTGTCATGCCATGGGcacatccttttttttatgtggctaCAGTGATGTTGTTTTCGTTTGCTTAGTTGACCATGACAAGCCTGTGCCTCTGGGTGTGTATCTGACAAAGAAGGAGCAAAAGAAACTAAGAAGACAGACGCGCAGAGAAGGCCAAAAAGATGTTCAGGAGAAGGTCCGACTGGGACTGATGCCACCACCGGAACCCAAAGGTGCCCTGCCATTTTACAAGCACGTGTTCAATAACAAGTCTGGCATGTCAAACCTTGACCGTTGTTTTACTGTTTTTCAGTACGTATCTCCAATCTAATGAGAGTGTTGGGGACGGAGGCGGTTCAGGACCCAACAAAGATAGAAGCCCATGTCAGAGCACAGATGGCCAAGAGGCAAAAGTACGTGACTCACTGTTTCACGGTGGACAACTCATTTCTTGACATCTCCTCGTAATAGTGAATTAAACTCTTTCTTCAAGGGCTCATGAGGAGGCAAATGCAGCTCGCAAGCTCACTGCAGAGCAAAGGAAAGAGAAGAAAGTGAAAAAGTTAAAAGAGGACCTCTCCAATGGCGTTCACATTTCAGTCTACCGGTTGGTTCCTAATCCGAATGGTACTGTTCGTGGTTAAGAATTGTCAAAGTAACGCACCTTCTGCCTCTCTGTAGTATCCGTAACCTGCAAAACCCTGCTAAAAAGTTTAAAGTGGAGGCCAATGCTAGCCAGCTCTACCTAACGGGCACTGTAGTACTACACAAAGATGTCAACCTGGTTGTGGTGGAAGGAGGTGAACTGAATGAGCATTATACTTTCATTTCCCAGCCATTTCAATGCATTGAAGCATGAAAGTGACACTGACCCTGTATTCATTCTAGGTCCCAAATCGCAGAAAAAATTCAAAAGATTGATGATGCACCGTATCAAATGGGAGGAGCATAACTCCAAAAGAGACGGTAAGGTGCATCGAGTGTTGGGCTCAAAGTAATTTACCAGTATTTGCTGACATTGCTGTGTTCTGTTTAGACCCAAATGGAGATGACGACACAAGGAGGAATAATAAGTGTTGGCTTATTTGGGAAGTGAGTAGCTACAAGCTGATATGCTCCTTCaagtttctttgttttggattttgatGCATTGAAACGACTCTCCTCCTCAGGGCACCGCGAAAGACCGCAGCTTTGGAGATATGAAGTTCAAGCAGTGTCCTACGGAGAGCATGGCCAGAGAACACTTCAAAAAACATCGTACTGAACATTACTGGGATCTTGCCCTCAGCCAAAGTGTGCTAGAAAGCACAGATGACTAAAGGTGTACCTCATTCTGACGCTGCCAGAATCCCACTTTGGAAAAACGGACTTCATCACATTTGAGTTTAGATGATGTGTAACAATAAAGACGTGCAGATTTTTTTCAGCTGCTCACAGCATCACATGGCACTGGATGTTACAGTTGGCATCTTAGAAAGTGTGTCTTTAATTATAACCCCCAATTTATCAATCTGAATATGTTTCATTCGCATAATCTGTTGGATTGTGTTATGTTTTATGTGAGGGAATAAAGACAACTGGGTCGATATGAACCTGGTTATCGTGAAGCAATGTGACTTTTCTTCTTGCAATTATACATAACTCCACCTGTGACGTGCTCAGCAAGTGAGTTTAACACTTGATCTGCCCAACTCCAGTGTTATCCCATGGCGGGGATTCATAGTTGCTGTAAATGTTGCAAAAGTCTGGTATGAATAAATCACATCAGATGGAATTAATTCTTTTGTCTACCTCAACGTGTGTGAGTATggcaacattttatttatagacCGACCTCAGTGAACATAATGCGTGCTCTcgtccaatgttttttttttttaatgaattcgTGGGTGTATTTGCTTGGACTCGTCCTACATGAGCTGCTTCACCTCCATCGGCAGCTTGCGATAAGCTCACAGGAAAGATGGCGGCCGATTCTGCGGCTGCAAGTGGACATGGCGCTCGCAGCTCCAGCGCTGCGCTGGAAGCGTCTCTGGACCGAAAGTTTCAAGGAGTTTCCAATACCATGGAGTCGATACAAAGCCTTTCGAATTGgtgcattgaaaataaaaagcaccaTGGACTCATCGTTCGCTACTGGATGAGGTGGCTCAAGAAATGTGAGTAGCATGCTAATGTAGCTAAAGCTGGCCTTTTGCTAATTCCTGCGATCACTTTGGGAGGTTGCTATGAACGAAGTGGACATTTTCATCATGGGGACAGtcttattttttgcattttgcacAGCAGTCTTGTATTTACGTTTCTACCGGGAGtgaatgacaaatgtgtttgtttgaaggCGCCATTTGCTAACAGGCGAGTGTCGCTCTATGCTAGCCGTTGTTTACGTTCTATCTCCGAGACCGTAGGTGCTTAATTAATagttagtgttttttttattattattaataagtGTTCTGCGTTGTAAACACTAAAATTGCgccatgatgtttttttttttgcacgtaTGATCGCGAGTTTTAAAAACGTTTCGTGTTAAGTGCTACTATCATTTTTAATATcaactgtttttgtttaaagAATAACGAACCAAAAAGTGACAGTACTCTACTAAACACTCGAACACTTATTTACAAACTATCTGCACTGGGCTCACAATTATAACTCTAAAATAATTGGCTTAATCTTACATTTAACCAAAGTTTTGTCTCTCGCCTGAATGGGTGCAGAGTGGTGGTCTGACCCCTTATGCACATCAAGCACACgtttctgaggatgaaaacccTCTGTGATGGACCTCTTTTCAGATCGCTGCATATGGGACACATCTCTCTACGTTATAAATAGGGCTGCCAGTAGGTTACATTTTAATCGCAATCGCACTAAGGCTGTTAaattaatgacacattttgtttCTATTCCAAGTGTAACTTAAAGATTtaaacaccagagtggccaataatagTTTGCTCATGCAAACGTTTTCCACAAAAATCCAACATTAGATTAACCTCAGAAGCACTGAAGAGGTTAAAAAAAGCATAAAGTAGACATCATtgacagatacaaaatgtgtagTTTTCCTTCAACTTCAGTGCAATTGAGAGTTGACAGTGCACACTCAGTGGTTCTATCAGACTATTTATTGTGTGTCTTGTGATTATGGCCATCATTTTAATAAGTCCACCAGCACAAAAATGTGAACTTAGTcttatttcacttttaaactGCCTCCCAAAAAATGGATATTCTCATCCTATGCATGGATGCTGCTCGACTGCCCACCTGCTCTCATCACCCCTTCCTCAGCACAACTGTCTTATTCCAATATGATCAAACTTTCTCTACGATCACGTTgagaacaggcttttagctagctgcaaaacatgaaaaaatgtccGACTATTTGTGGCTGTATAATACGCTAgtcgtagtgtcatcacacttgCTTGATTGAAAAAAATTGTTACCGCCTGGTAATTTTGCAGAATATTATCGAAATTCACTGATTCTCAACCCTTTCGAAGCCGTTGCTTGGCCATCAAggttgccatatttgtttaccggcgtAAGCTTGTGGTTATCCACATCTTGCGAGTTGTGATAATTGCGGCATAGAATTGcgctgttattgatgggatgttggctggtgacaggaggaaacggcagataagttccaactttaaataattgtttacaaaaccaactcatacatttttttattttcttttttaatttgtatatatatataatatattcatTCAGTATATATTTGtacattatattaatattatattcagTATGTATTTACAGAATGAAtgcttgtttaaatgtgtgaaagtttagaaaaccatcacagatacATGGCTGATACAACTGtgtgcttatcttgcataaatgtataaatgaagATGAACATTAGACATTTAGCTTGTAGCAAGGGTAAGAATCATTAAAAAATTCTGGgacagccaagtaaaacaacgGCCCAGGAGGCCTCTGCATCTAAAAGTGTTATTGATAAAATTACAGGGTGTGGGAAACTTGGCAGAAATGGTTGATGTTGTACCTATGCCTGGTTGTTGAGTGGCAGGGTATTTTTGGGAAAGTCACTGAAGATCAGCACACTGCGCATGCGCCACTGAAGCAGGAGCTGCGTGTATGTGTATATCAAATTGAACATTCAGTAGCTTGCGGACAGGACGTGATGCATAAGTGAATTTGGACTGAGGGAGCAAGCCTTTGGCAGCTTTTGAGTTTAACTTCCAAGTGGTCATTACAAAGACTGCAACAGTGTGCGACAAGTTCCTGCTCTGTGCCACCGTCATGTCCAGAACACAGTGCTTCAGCGGTGCCCACAGATTACATCAAAAAGAACAGTGTACTGCACTGTGAGGTACCAGCACACTTTTGCTGAGGTGGACTATCAACACAGTGCTTCAGTTCAGTTGCGATGTAATAGATATAATAATGCTTTCAAATTGCACAGCCAGTAATTTTTTTATATCATTGCATcacaattttcattttaatagatatttttgtctttaaatattgttttccaCAAGCCATTTTTAATGCAGCTGTAATCTGAACTGTAGGAAAAAGTAATCTAATCATTTTGACCCTTTCACAGCATATTAAAATTCAAGTATGGAAACTATGCTTAGAAAGAAATTGTTTACAAgattatatttactttatttgcTTTCATGTCTAATAGTACAGTTAGATTTTTGTACAATCTCCTCAACGCACTGAGCTCAAGTctcaggaaatgacatcatgctGCATCGATTAGCATGGCGGCGAATGCTGCACACATTCTCTATCCTCAGCAGCAAACGTAACTCCTTATTGTCAATGATTATTGATTTTAGTGATGCGTAGATGCATTTTTCATCATCCATTCCTATTTTACCGGGCAGTGGGTCCTGAGTGGGTCTCCATAGTTGTGGGGGAAACACTGACATGATTGCTCAGATAAATGCATCTCACCTCTggcaaggaggttatgttttcaatgGCATTTGTGTTCGATATAACTTAAAATTATGGAAGGATTTGGATGACATTTTTAGGAAATGGGACAAGGACCAAATTATGAAAATTTTGGAGATATTCAGATCACCCTCTGGATctagaaatatttattttatacactGCGTGCATGCATTTAGCTCCTTTCACATGATAATGTGTATATGCTGAAATGGTACAGTTGTGAGTGCCAGAACAGCTCAAGGTCTCTGGTTTGATTAAGGTTTTCCGTGTCACGTGGGATCATGTGAATTAGTATAATTTTCACATGCAAgcttattaattattattgccGCCAAGGAGGCTATGTTTCAacagtgttgtgtgtctgtgtttaaaatggcttgaaaagttatggacggaTTTAGATAaagttttggtgtgtgtgtgacatagGACCAAGAGACATGATTCAATTTTAGCATCACAGTCCGGatccatgtattttttttaattttggcgAAACctctgctgggataggctccagcactttCCGctaccctgaacaggactaagtggtgCTTAATtgatgatgtatgtatgtatttattttatgatgtatTTGATATTTTGGTTATATAGAGGAGCATACTTTGTTGTTCACACAAACTTGGAATTATGTTGAGATTGTTATTATACAGTATTATGAATATCTGCTGGAGAAACTGACTCATTTCTCTATGATCCTTATGTTGGTAAATAAACCTatgtaatataaatatttttcagcGGGTTCTGATGTACAGCTGCTGCCTTTCAATATGAGAAGTATTGAGTCAtgttaggggaaaaaaataaatttcgGTTGACACTTTTGCAAGAGGAAAGCCAGATGGCAAAGCTTTTTAATTGGAATTTATTATCTGATCCCCAAGCTACTGTTTGACACCAAGCTGAAAAGCTTCTTTATGGTGTTTTACCCCAGTTCTTAGCTCCCTTCACATGCACACATGAAAATAGAatgaattttcaacattttaagaaCAGTGCTCTTCACAAAATGCATAAACACGTTGCTCCTTGAACATCCTTGATCTGTTTAaagtaattattttaaataatgactGGATATAGTAATACAACAAACATATTCATAATAATGAGGAAAAGGTgactaaggggcttttcacactgcagatttTGTCTCGGTGGCCTGAGTCCTATATGCCCCCTGCTGTGTAGCCTTGCACCTCTGcacctcaggcgatgtccttttttttcgtctcagctggcggcgctctgctcAAAATAGCTGGCttgtgacccacgacaaagCACGTCTGAAGAAAGTCGTCATGAGCCAGGcgacaactttattttttttaatttcacttcTATGAGTCGGTTATTAACTGATGTCGGATCTCTGCCACGGTTGTAAaagaatgtggtgtttcacaaccaaaagtaaacatgagagagtcatgtttattttccaaaaaacacaaatgtggaAACTAGCTGCTTAATACAAACTGTCTTCATTTAGCCATGCtactctcacaacacgttgaacaaatTGAGAGAAATTACTGACCATTGAGAAGATTTCTATCAGTGTAGTACAAATCCAGACGTCAacaatgatcaatgaatagtctggtaatcttcaATCTTCTCTGCCCAgaacaaggtgcagctctccaggcaggatcaggtccgcggccaaaacccagTTAGCTTGTGTTCACATAagccgaacacactttgtcttGAAACAAAATTCCActgtgtgaaaagcccctaactGGTGCGCACAAGATACTCTCTGCTGTCAATATAAATGCACGGACTACGAAAACAATGTAGTACCTATGCCAGGACTGTAGTGGCGCTGCTCTatcagatgaagaagatggcATGTGTGCATGAAGTTTGTGCACTAATCTTAGCTCAGGAGTAAACAAATAGATCATGAAGGGACGCTAGTGTATACCGACGATGGAGTTGAGCTTATGACGAGTCAACAATGTGAGAGTGGTTGGGGAGGTGTGTTTCTCAACTCTGTTCTAGGCCTCTGCAAtaaattgtggaaaaaaatagtGATTTTGATTCACCCCTGAATTTGATTCGCATTAAATTTACAAACCGACTGAATTTTCATTTGAGTTTTACGCTCCCAAGCGGCGATAAGAATCGTAATGCACCACTTTTCTCTCTCTTACATGTGCTTGACACACTACTGTCTGTCTTGAAAGCCCAAAAGTTTAATGGTTAATCTTATCACTTACGATCTAGTTGTTGTTTGCATTACTGAAGTGTGTCTCCAACA encodes the following:
- the prpf3 gene encoding U4/U6 small nuclear ribonucleoprotein Prp3 isoform X1, coding for MSLPKREAEDLRPWVERTVKKVLGFSEPAVVTAALHCVGKGYDKRKTTDQMRPFLDESTGSFVDRLFDAMEETRSSRGSKGTGDKNRKREIKDVFETEPVKEILESGDAAAPKRKRVHRFQEVEDPEVIPGPPSESPGMLTKMQIKQMMEAATKQIEERKKQLSFGSSDSPVARILGNSAAAVGSIGPSQAVSFMNDAIEKARKAAELKARIQAQTAKTGILGTLGTPTPQNQALASLQAMGIAPLKVEIKEMNKPTPLILDDKGRTVDATGKEIELTHRMPTLKANIRAVKREQFRQQLKEKPGDDLESTSYFDGRVTLTAAQRARKGFKFHEQGRFEKIAQRIRTKAQLEKLQNEIAQAARKTGIQTSTKLALIAPKKEIGDEEVPNIEWWDSYILPTNFEVTPETNLAEVVLFGVTNLVEHPAQISPPIDHDKPVPLGVYLTKKEQKKLRRQTRREGQKDVQEKVRLGLMPPPEPKVRISNLMRVLGTEAVQDPTKIEAHVRAQMAKRQKAHEEANAARKLTAEQRKEKKVKKLKEDLSNGVHISVYRIRNLQNPAKKFKVEANASQLYLTGTVVLHKDVNLVVVEGGPKSQKKFKRLMMHRIKWEEHNSKRDDPNGDDDTRRNNKCWLIWEGTAKDRSFGDMKFKQCPTESMAREHFKKHRTEHYWDLALSQSVLESTDD
- the prpf3 gene encoding U4/U6 small nuclear ribonucleoprotein Prp3 isoform X2, which gives rise to MLTKMQIKQMMEAATKQIEERKKQLSFGSSDSPVARILGNSAAAVGSIGPSQAVSFMNDAIEKARKAAELKARIQAQTAKTGILGTLGTPTPQNQALASLQAMGIAPLKVEIKEMNKPTPLILDDKGRTVDATGKEIELTHRMPTLKANIRAVKREQFRQQLKEKPGDDLESTSYFDGRVTLTAAQRARKGFKFHEQGRFEKIAQRIRTKAQLEKLQNEIAQAARKTGIQTSTKLALIAPKKEIGDEEVPNIEWWDSYILPTNFEVTPETNLAEVVLFGVTNLVEHPAQISPPIDHDKPVPLGVYLTKKEQKKLRRQTRREGQKDVQEKVRLGLMPPPEPKVRISNLMRVLGTEAVQDPTKIEAHVRAQMAKRQKAHEEANAARKLTAEQRKEKKVKKLKEDLSNGVHISVYRIRNLQNPAKKFKVEANASQLYLTGTVVLHKDVNLVVVEGGPKSQKKFKRLMMHRIKWEEHNSKRDDPNGDDDTRRNNKCWLIWEGTAKDRSFGDMKFKQCPTESMAREHFKKHRTEHYWDLALSQSVLESTDD